A single region of the Betta splendens chromosome 12, fBetSpl5.4, whole genome shotgun sequence genome encodes:
- the scarb1 gene encoding scavenger receptor class B member 1 isoform X2 has translation MRLNKSTIGVVIVVSGTLTMVFGLIFLFAGPSIMKNQVIKNTVIDPNNEMSYTMWKDVPVPFFMSVYFYDVLNSKEILKGEKPMVEQRGPYVYRKHIQKDNITFHENGTVSYREYRTYFFEPSMSVGNESDVVTIPNMLVLGAAVMMEDMPFPLRLLVSATFKTLKEGPFLTKSVGELMWGYDSKLVDLLNKYLPGMLPSSGKFGLFAEFNNSNTGLFTVFTGKEDIKKVHKVDSWNGLTELSYWRTPQCNMINGTAGQMWPPFMTKQSTLPFYSPDACRSLELIYEREGSFKGIPSYRFITPKTMFANGSEYAPNEGFCPCRQSGLLNVSSCRHNSPVFISQPHFFNADPVLLDYVEGLSPNESDHSTFIEIHPLTGVPLNVAVRLQLNLYMKRVPAITETGKISEVVMPMIWFQENGYIDGPILKTFHTNLVVLPEVMKWMQYVFIVLGVVLLISGALLYYRAKMQIFESDGDAHVSTSYGEKESLLQDDSD, from the exons ATGCGCTTAAACAAGTCCACAATCGGTGTTGTGATCGTGGTGTCAGGAACGCTGACCATGGTTTTTGGACTGATTTTTCTATTTGCGGGTCCATCTATAATGAAAAATCAAGTTATAAAG aACACCGTGATCGACCCAAACAATGAGATGTCCTACACCATGTGGAAGGACGTCCCCGTTCCCTTTTTCATGTCTGTCTACTTCTACGACGTCCTCAACTCCAAGGAGATCCTGAAGGGGGAGAAGCCCATGGTGGAGCAGAGAGGCCCCTATGTTTACAG GAAGCACATTCAGAAGGACAACATCACATTCCACGAGAACGGCACCGTGTCCTACAGGGAGTACAGGACCTACTTTTTCGAGCCGTCCATGTCTGTGGGCAACGAGTCGGACGTCGTCACCATCCCCAACATGTTGGTGCTG GGTGCGGCCGTGATGATGGAAGACATGCCCTTTCCATTGCGGTTGCTGGTCAGCGCCACCTTCAAGACGCTCAAAGAGGGGCCCTTCCTGACCAAGTCTGTCGGGGAGCTGATGTGGGGCTATGACAGCAAGCTGGTGGACTTGCTCAATAAGTACCTGCCCGGCATGCTCCCCTCATCAGGGAAGTTCGGCCTCTTTGCTGAA TTCAACAACTCTAACACCGGCCTGTTTACTGTCTTTACTGGAAAAGAGGACATCAAGAAGGTCCATAAAGTGGATTCGTGGAACGGCCTGACGGAG CTGAGCTACTGGCGGACGCCTCAGTGCAACATGATCAACGGAACCGCTGGCCAGATGTGGCCTCCCTTCATGACCAAACAGAGCACTTTACCGTTTTACAGCCCCGACGCCTGCAG GTCCTTGGAGCTGATCTACGAGCGCGAGGGCAGCTTTAAAGGTATCCCCTCATATCGCTTCATCACACCTAAAACCATGTTTGCCAACGGGTCCGAGTACGCGCCCAACGAGGGCTTCTGTCCCTGCCGACAGTCCGGGCTTCTGAACGTCAGCAGCTGCCGACACA ACTCTCCAGTCTTCATCTCCCAGCCTCACTTCTTCAATGCTGATCCTGTGCTGCTGGACTATGTTGAGGGCCTCTCTCCCAATGAGAGCGATCACAGCACCTTCATAGAGATTCACCCA CTGACAGGTGTCCCGCTGAATGTGGCCGTCCGCCTGCAGCTCAACCTCTACATGAAGAGAGTGCCGGCTATTAC CGAAACTGGCAAGATTTCTGAGGTGGTGATGCCCATGATCTGGTTCCAGGAG AATGGCTACATCGACGGCCCCATCCTCAAGACGTTCCACACAAACCTGGTGGTTCTGCCTGAGGTGATGAAGTGGATGCAGTACGTTTTCATAGTCCTCGGCGTGGTGCTGCTGATAAGTGGCGCGTTGCTGTATTACAGAGCCAAG ATGCAGATATTTGAGTCAGACGGCGACGCACATGTGAGCACTTCATACGGAGAGAAGGAGTCACTGCTTCAAGATGACTCGGACTGA
- the scarb1 gene encoding scavenger receptor class B member 1 isoform X4 encodes MSACGSKVGIALIVIGVLAAVLGLVLVFVGPIIIDDQVVKNTVIDPNNEMSYTMWKDVPVPFFMSVYFYDVLNSKEILKGEKPMVEQRGPYVYRKHIQKDNITFHENGTVSYREYRTYFFEPSMSVGNESDVVTIPNMLVLGAAVMMEDMPFPLRLLVSATFKTLKEGPFLTKSVGELMWGYDSKLVDLLNKYLPGMLPSSGKFGLFAEFNNSNTGLFTVFTGKEDIKKVHKVDSWNGLTELSYWRTPQCNMINGTAGQMWPPFMTKQSTLPFYSPDACRSLELIYEREGSFKGIPSYRFITPKTMFANGSEYAPNEGFCPCRQSGLLNVSSCRHNSPVFISQPHFFNADPVLLDYVEGLSPNESDHSTFIEIHPLTGVPLNVAVRLQLNLYMKRVPAITETGKISEVVMPMIWFQENGYIDGPILKTFHTNLVVLPEVMKWMQYVFIVLGVVLLISGALLYYRAKQTANKKAGKKDPHGLQHQRAG; translated from the exons atgtCTGCGTGTGGGTCCAAAGTGGGCATTGCCCTCATAGTTATTGGCGTGCTGGCGGCGGTTCTGGGgctggttttggtttttgtGGGACCAATAATCATCGACGACCAAGTGGTGAAG aACACCGTGATCGACCCAAACAATGAGATGTCCTACACCATGTGGAAGGACGTCCCCGTTCCCTTTTTCATGTCTGTCTACTTCTACGACGTCCTCAACTCCAAGGAGATCCTGAAGGGGGAGAAGCCCATGGTGGAGCAGAGAGGCCCCTATGTTTACAG GAAGCACATTCAGAAGGACAACATCACATTCCACGAGAACGGCACCGTGTCCTACAGGGAGTACAGGACCTACTTTTTCGAGCCGTCCATGTCTGTGGGCAACGAGTCGGACGTCGTCACCATCCCCAACATGTTGGTGCTG GGTGCGGCCGTGATGATGGAAGACATGCCCTTTCCATTGCGGTTGCTGGTCAGCGCCACCTTCAAGACGCTCAAAGAGGGGCCCTTCCTGACCAAGTCTGTCGGGGAGCTGATGTGGGGCTATGACAGCAAGCTGGTGGACTTGCTCAATAAGTACCTGCCCGGCATGCTCCCCTCATCAGGGAAGTTCGGCCTCTTTGCTGAA TTCAACAACTCTAACACCGGCCTGTTTACTGTCTTTACTGGAAAAGAGGACATCAAGAAGGTCCATAAAGTGGATTCGTGGAACGGCCTGACGGAG CTGAGCTACTGGCGGACGCCTCAGTGCAACATGATCAACGGAACCGCTGGCCAGATGTGGCCTCCCTTCATGACCAAACAGAGCACTTTACCGTTTTACAGCCCCGACGCCTGCAG GTCCTTGGAGCTGATCTACGAGCGCGAGGGCAGCTTTAAAGGTATCCCCTCATATCGCTTCATCACACCTAAAACCATGTTTGCCAACGGGTCCGAGTACGCGCCCAACGAGGGCTTCTGTCCCTGCCGACAGTCCGGGCTTCTGAACGTCAGCAGCTGCCGACACA ACTCTCCAGTCTTCATCTCCCAGCCTCACTTCTTCAATGCTGATCCTGTGCTGCTGGACTATGTTGAGGGCCTCTCTCCCAATGAGAGCGATCACAGCACCTTCATAGAGATTCACCCA CTGACAGGTGTCCCGCTGAATGTGGCCGTCCGCCTGCAGCTCAACCTCTACATGAAGAGAGTGCCGGCTATTAC CGAAACTGGCAAGATTTCTGAGGTGGTGATGCCCATGATCTGGTTCCAGGAG AATGGCTACATCGACGGCCCCATCCTCAAGACGTTCCACACAAACCTGGTGGTTCTGCCTGAGGTGATGAAGTGGATGCAGTACGTTTTCATAGTCCTCGGCGTGGTGCTGCTGATAAGTGGCGCGTTGCTGTATTACAGAGCCAAG CAGACGGCTAATAAAAAGGCTGGAAAGAAAGACCCCCATG GCCTCCAGCATCAAAGAGCCGGTTAA
- the scarb1 gene encoding scavenger receptor class B member 1 isoform X5, whose translation MSACGSKVGIALIVIGVLAAVLGLVLVFVGPIIIDDQVVKNTVIDPNNEMSYTMWKDVPVPFFMSVYFYDVLNSKEILKGEKPMVEQRGPYVYRKHIQKDNITFHENGTVSYREYRTYFFEPSMSVGNESDVVTIPNMLVLGAAVMMEDMPFPLRLLVSATFKTLKEGPFLTKSVGELMWGYDSKLVDLLNKYLPGMLPSSGKFGLFAEFNNSNTGLFTVFTGKEDIKKVHKVDSWNGLTELSYWRTPQCNMINGTAGQMWPPFMTKQSTLPFYSPDACRSLELIYEREGSFKGIPSYRFITPKTMFANGSEYAPNEGFCPCRQSGLLNVSSCRHNSPVFISQPHFFNADPVLLDYVEGLSPNESDHSTFIEIHPLTGVPLNVAVRLQLNLYMKRVPAITETGKISEVVMPMIWFQENGYIDGPILKTFHTNLVVLPEVMKWMQYVFIVLGVVLLISGALLYYRAKTANKKAGKKDPHGLQHQRAG comes from the exons atgtCTGCGTGTGGGTCCAAAGTGGGCATTGCCCTCATAGTTATTGGCGTGCTGGCGGCGGTTCTGGGgctggttttggtttttgtGGGACCAATAATCATCGACGACCAAGTGGTGAAG aACACCGTGATCGACCCAAACAATGAGATGTCCTACACCATGTGGAAGGACGTCCCCGTTCCCTTTTTCATGTCTGTCTACTTCTACGACGTCCTCAACTCCAAGGAGATCCTGAAGGGGGAGAAGCCCATGGTGGAGCAGAGAGGCCCCTATGTTTACAG GAAGCACATTCAGAAGGACAACATCACATTCCACGAGAACGGCACCGTGTCCTACAGGGAGTACAGGACCTACTTTTTCGAGCCGTCCATGTCTGTGGGCAACGAGTCGGACGTCGTCACCATCCCCAACATGTTGGTGCTG GGTGCGGCCGTGATGATGGAAGACATGCCCTTTCCATTGCGGTTGCTGGTCAGCGCCACCTTCAAGACGCTCAAAGAGGGGCCCTTCCTGACCAAGTCTGTCGGGGAGCTGATGTGGGGCTATGACAGCAAGCTGGTGGACTTGCTCAATAAGTACCTGCCCGGCATGCTCCCCTCATCAGGGAAGTTCGGCCTCTTTGCTGAA TTCAACAACTCTAACACCGGCCTGTTTACTGTCTTTACTGGAAAAGAGGACATCAAGAAGGTCCATAAAGTGGATTCGTGGAACGGCCTGACGGAG CTGAGCTACTGGCGGACGCCTCAGTGCAACATGATCAACGGAACCGCTGGCCAGATGTGGCCTCCCTTCATGACCAAACAGAGCACTTTACCGTTTTACAGCCCCGACGCCTGCAG GTCCTTGGAGCTGATCTACGAGCGCGAGGGCAGCTTTAAAGGTATCCCCTCATATCGCTTCATCACACCTAAAACCATGTTTGCCAACGGGTCCGAGTACGCGCCCAACGAGGGCTTCTGTCCCTGCCGACAGTCCGGGCTTCTGAACGTCAGCAGCTGCCGACACA ACTCTCCAGTCTTCATCTCCCAGCCTCACTTCTTCAATGCTGATCCTGTGCTGCTGGACTATGTTGAGGGCCTCTCTCCCAATGAGAGCGATCACAGCACCTTCATAGAGATTCACCCA CTGACAGGTGTCCCGCTGAATGTGGCCGTCCGCCTGCAGCTCAACCTCTACATGAAGAGAGTGCCGGCTATTAC CGAAACTGGCAAGATTTCTGAGGTGGTGATGCCCATGATCTGGTTCCAGGAG AATGGCTACATCGACGGCCCCATCCTCAAGACGTTCCACACAAACCTGGTGGTTCTGCCTGAGGTGATGAAGTGGATGCAGTACGTTTTCATAGTCCTCGGCGTGGTGCTGCTGATAAGTGGCGCGTTGCTGTATTACAGAGCCAAG ACGGCTAATAAAAAGGCTGGAAAGAAAGACCCCCATG GCCTCCAGCATCAAAGAGCCGGTTAA
- the scarb1 gene encoding scavenger receptor class B member 1 isoform X3, with product MSACGSKVGIALIVIGVLAAVLGLVLVFVGPIIIDDQVVKNTVIDPNNEMSYTMWKDVPVPFFMSVYFYDVLNSKEILKGEKPMVEQRGPYVYRKHIQKDNITFHENGTVSYREYRTYFFEPSMSVGNESDVVTIPNMLVLGAAVMMEDMPFPLRLLVSATFKTLKEGPFLTKSVGELMWGYDSKLVDLLNKYLPGMLPSSGKFGLFAEFNNSNTGLFTVFTGKEDIKKVHKVDSWNGLTELSYWRTPQCNMINGTAGQMWPPFMTKQSTLPFYSPDACRSLELIYEREGSFKGIPSYRFITPKTMFANGSEYAPNEGFCPCRQSGLLNVSSCRHNSPVFISQPHFFNADPVLLDYVEGLSPNESDHSTFIEIHPLTGVPLNVAVRLQLNLYMKRVPAITETGKISEVVMPMIWFQENGYIDGPILKTFHTNLVVLPEVMKWMQYVFIVLGVVLLISGALLYYRAKASSIKEPVNAPQGKGVAGNSDADI from the exons atgtCTGCGTGTGGGTCCAAAGTGGGCATTGCCCTCATAGTTATTGGCGTGCTGGCGGCGGTTCTGGGgctggttttggtttttgtGGGACCAATAATCATCGACGACCAAGTGGTGAAG aACACCGTGATCGACCCAAACAATGAGATGTCCTACACCATGTGGAAGGACGTCCCCGTTCCCTTTTTCATGTCTGTCTACTTCTACGACGTCCTCAACTCCAAGGAGATCCTGAAGGGGGAGAAGCCCATGGTGGAGCAGAGAGGCCCCTATGTTTACAG GAAGCACATTCAGAAGGACAACATCACATTCCACGAGAACGGCACCGTGTCCTACAGGGAGTACAGGACCTACTTTTTCGAGCCGTCCATGTCTGTGGGCAACGAGTCGGACGTCGTCACCATCCCCAACATGTTGGTGCTG GGTGCGGCCGTGATGATGGAAGACATGCCCTTTCCATTGCGGTTGCTGGTCAGCGCCACCTTCAAGACGCTCAAAGAGGGGCCCTTCCTGACCAAGTCTGTCGGGGAGCTGATGTGGGGCTATGACAGCAAGCTGGTGGACTTGCTCAATAAGTACCTGCCCGGCATGCTCCCCTCATCAGGGAAGTTCGGCCTCTTTGCTGAA TTCAACAACTCTAACACCGGCCTGTTTACTGTCTTTACTGGAAAAGAGGACATCAAGAAGGTCCATAAAGTGGATTCGTGGAACGGCCTGACGGAG CTGAGCTACTGGCGGACGCCTCAGTGCAACATGATCAACGGAACCGCTGGCCAGATGTGGCCTCCCTTCATGACCAAACAGAGCACTTTACCGTTTTACAGCCCCGACGCCTGCAG GTCCTTGGAGCTGATCTACGAGCGCGAGGGCAGCTTTAAAGGTATCCCCTCATATCGCTTCATCACACCTAAAACCATGTTTGCCAACGGGTCCGAGTACGCGCCCAACGAGGGCTTCTGTCCCTGCCGACAGTCCGGGCTTCTGAACGTCAGCAGCTGCCGACACA ACTCTCCAGTCTTCATCTCCCAGCCTCACTTCTTCAATGCTGATCCTGTGCTGCTGGACTATGTTGAGGGCCTCTCTCCCAATGAGAGCGATCACAGCACCTTCATAGAGATTCACCCA CTGACAGGTGTCCCGCTGAATGTGGCCGTCCGCCTGCAGCTCAACCTCTACATGAAGAGAGTGCCGGCTATTAC CGAAACTGGCAAGATTTCTGAGGTGGTGATGCCCATGATCTGGTTCCAGGAG AATGGCTACATCGACGGCCCCATCCTCAAGACGTTCCACACAAACCTGGTGGTTCTGCCTGAGGTGATGAAGTGGATGCAGTACGTTTTCATAGTCCTCGGCGTGGTGCTGCTGATAAGTGGCGCGTTGCTGTATTACAGAGCCAAG GCCTCCAGCATCAAAGAGCCGGTTAATGCTCCGCAGGGGAAAGGTGTGGCGGGTAATTCAG ATGCAGATATTTGA
- the scarb1 gene encoding scavenger receptor class B member 1 isoform X1: MSACGSKVGIALIVIGVLAAVLGLVLVFVGPIIIDDQVVKNTVIDPNNEMSYTMWKDVPVPFFMSVYFYDVLNSKEILKGEKPMVEQRGPYVYRKHIQKDNITFHENGTVSYREYRTYFFEPSMSVGNESDVVTIPNMLVLGAAVMMEDMPFPLRLLVSATFKTLKEGPFLTKSVGELMWGYDSKLVDLLNKYLPGMLPSSGKFGLFAEFNNSNTGLFTVFTGKEDIKKVHKVDSWNGLTELSYWRTPQCNMINGTAGQMWPPFMTKQSTLPFYSPDACRSLELIYEREGSFKGIPSYRFITPKTMFANGSEYAPNEGFCPCRQSGLLNVSSCRHNSPVFISQPHFFNADPVLLDYVEGLSPNESDHSTFIEIHPLTGVPLNVAVRLQLNLYMKRVPAITETGKISEVVMPMIWFQENGYIDGPILKTFHTNLVVLPEVMKWMQYVFIVLGVVLLISGALLYYRAKMQIFESDGDAHVSTSYGEKESLLQDDSD; encoded by the exons atgtCTGCGTGTGGGTCCAAAGTGGGCATTGCCCTCATAGTTATTGGCGTGCTGGCGGCGGTTCTGGGgctggttttggtttttgtGGGACCAATAATCATCGACGACCAAGTGGTGAAG aACACCGTGATCGACCCAAACAATGAGATGTCCTACACCATGTGGAAGGACGTCCCCGTTCCCTTTTTCATGTCTGTCTACTTCTACGACGTCCTCAACTCCAAGGAGATCCTGAAGGGGGAGAAGCCCATGGTGGAGCAGAGAGGCCCCTATGTTTACAG GAAGCACATTCAGAAGGACAACATCACATTCCACGAGAACGGCACCGTGTCCTACAGGGAGTACAGGACCTACTTTTTCGAGCCGTCCATGTCTGTGGGCAACGAGTCGGACGTCGTCACCATCCCCAACATGTTGGTGCTG GGTGCGGCCGTGATGATGGAAGACATGCCCTTTCCATTGCGGTTGCTGGTCAGCGCCACCTTCAAGACGCTCAAAGAGGGGCCCTTCCTGACCAAGTCTGTCGGGGAGCTGATGTGGGGCTATGACAGCAAGCTGGTGGACTTGCTCAATAAGTACCTGCCCGGCATGCTCCCCTCATCAGGGAAGTTCGGCCTCTTTGCTGAA TTCAACAACTCTAACACCGGCCTGTTTACTGTCTTTACTGGAAAAGAGGACATCAAGAAGGTCCATAAAGTGGATTCGTGGAACGGCCTGACGGAG CTGAGCTACTGGCGGACGCCTCAGTGCAACATGATCAACGGAACCGCTGGCCAGATGTGGCCTCCCTTCATGACCAAACAGAGCACTTTACCGTTTTACAGCCCCGACGCCTGCAG GTCCTTGGAGCTGATCTACGAGCGCGAGGGCAGCTTTAAAGGTATCCCCTCATATCGCTTCATCACACCTAAAACCATGTTTGCCAACGGGTCCGAGTACGCGCCCAACGAGGGCTTCTGTCCCTGCCGACAGTCCGGGCTTCTGAACGTCAGCAGCTGCCGACACA ACTCTCCAGTCTTCATCTCCCAGCCTCACTTCTTCAATGCTGATCCTGTGCTGCTGGACTATGTTGAGGGCCTCTCTCCCAATGAGAGCGATCACAGCACCTTCATAGAGATTCACCCA CTGACAGGTGTCCCGCTGAATGTGGCCGTCCGCCTGCAGCTCAACCTCTACATGAAGAGAGTGCCGGCTATTAC CGAAACTGGCAAGATTTCTGAGGTGGTGATGCCCATGATCTGGTTCCAGGAG AATGGCTACATCGACGGCCCCATCCTCAAGACGTTCCACACAAACCTGGTGGTTCTGCCTGAGGTGATGAAGTGGATGCAGTACGTTTTCATAGTCCTCGGCGTGGTGCTGCTGATAAGTGGCGCGTTGCTGTATTACAGAGCCAAG ATGCAGATATTTGAGTCAGACGGCGACGCACATGTGAGCACTTCATACGGAGAGAAGGAGTCACTGCTTCAAGATGACTCGGACTGA
- the LOC114866966 gene encoding substance-P receptor-like yields MDPVYNATDCFPANGTNASLNCSGFNQFVQPVWRITLWAVAYCSIVVVSVAGNVVVIWIILAHKRMRTVTNYFLVNLAFAEAAMSAFNTVINFVYAVHNDWYFGLAYCRFHNFFPIAAIFASICSMTAIASDRYMAIIHPLQQRLSSTETRLVIAVIWVLALLLAFPQYYYSSTTPLPGRTVCYIDWPEYATVDFRKIYYVCVTLLIYFLPLGIMGCAYTAVGISLWASEIPGDSLEHYREQLLAKRKVVKMMVVVVCTFAGCWLPYHVYFLLHQFFPDVFEQRYIQQVYLAVMWLAMSSTMYNPVIYYCLNSKFRAGFQQVFCCCAPTVAKDELELKTPRYLQTQVSSYRASRMETVVSTAVCPGERAAPEVTSNGSEANNNTAPPRTAPRGTL; encoded by the exons ATGGACCCTGTCTACAACGCCACCGACTGTTTCCCCGCTAACGGGACGAACGCGTCCTTGAACTGCAGCGGCTTCAACCAGTTCGTGCAGCCGGTGTGGCGGATCACGCTGTGGGCTGTCGCTTATTGCAGCATCGTCGTCGTGTCCGTCGCTGGCAACGTGGTGGTTATCTGGATTATCCTGGCGCATAAACGCATGAGAACCGTCACCAATTACTTTCTG GTGAACCTGGCCTTTGCCGAAGCGGCCATGTCAGCGTTTAACACCGTGATCAACTTCGTCTACGCTGTTCACAACGACTGGTACTTTGGCCTGGCCTACTGCCGCTTCCATAACTTCTTCCCCATTGCAGCCATATTTGCCAGCATTTGCTCCATGACGGCCATCGCTTCGGACAG gtaCATGGCCATCATCCAcccgctgcagcagaggctgtCCTCCACAGAGACCCGCCTCGTGATCGCCGTGATTTGGGTTCTGGCTCTGCTTCTGGCCTTCCCTCAGTACTACTACTCATCGACCACCCCTCTGCCCGGACGCACAGTCTGCTACATAGACTGGCCTGAATACGCCAccgtggacttcaggaagat CTACTACGTGTGCGTGACCCTGCTGATCTACTTCCTGCCCCTCGGCATTATGGGATGCGCGTACACCGCCGTGGGCATCTCCCTGTGGGCCAGCGAGATTCCCGGGGACTCGTTGGAGCACTACAGGGAGCAGCTCCTCGCCAAACGCAAG GTGGTGAAGATGATGGTCGTGGTGGTGTGCACGTTCGCCGGCTGCTGGCTGCCGTACCACGTCTACTTCCTGCTGCACCAGTTCTTCCCCGACGTGTTCGAGCAGCGCTACATCCAGCAGGTGTACCTGGCCGTCATGTGGTTGGCCATGAGCTCCACCATGTACAACCCGGTCATCTACTACTGCCTCAACAGCAA GTTCAGAGCCGGCTTCCAGCaggtgttctgctgctgtgctccCACGGTGGCCAAAGACGAGCTGGAGCTCAAGACGCCGCGTTACCTGCAAACACAG GTGAGCTCGTACCGAGCCAGTCGCATGGAGACCGTGGTTTCCACCGCCGTCTGCCCGGGAGAGAGGGCGGCGCCGGAGGTCACATCCAACGGCTCAGAGGCCAATAATAACACAGCACCGCCACGTACAGCACCCCGTGGAACGCTGTGA
- the LOC114866988 gene encoding uncharacterized protein LOC114866988: protein MAEYITDLEVSLTVAEESLYRDQGYTQLPGNLNSGTKGKQIFLWFKKGKADAITRIQFSFCRDMTLGLIQAGYTKIEKDLNTGAGGDTIHLWYYKGSSASDVPITDLAVTLNNDSEVQRYKSGWKRLACDTNRNAGGNWIYLFVRRAKPVYISDITASGSFNEDNDRFQKGYIRVDEDTNKKAGGSFVFIWYQLTTDDKQALKAPLKVSTNNDEYQNYKQQGYKLVNQDLNEGTGGNRIFLWTKHNSGNPIRDVSVINEVDMEAFEKAGINVITKNLNGGNDGQVQYVCFT, encoded by the coding sequence ATGGCTGAGTACATCACAGACCTTGAGGTCTCTCTGACCGTAGCTGAGGAGAGTCTGTACCGTGACCAAGGCTACACCCAACTTCCCGGTAATCTGAACTCTGGAACCAAAGGAAAGCAAATATTCCTCTGGTTCaaaaaaggcaaagcagacGCCATCACCAGGATCCAGTTCTCTTTCTGTCGTGATATGACTCTAGGCCTGATCCAAGCAGGTTACACCAAGATTGAGAAAGACCTCAATACGGGAGCAGGTGGAGACACTATCCACCTGTGGTACTACAAAGGGTCCTCAGCGTCCGATGTTCCCATCACTGACCTTGCTGTTACCCTTAATAACGATTCTGAAGTCCAGAGGTACAAAAGTGGCTGGAAGAGATTGGCCTGTGATACGAACAGGAATGCTGGAGGAAACTGGATCTACCTGTTTGTGAGGAGAGCAAAACCAGTGTAcatcagtgacatcactgcCAGTGGTAGCTTTAATGAAGATAATGACAGGTTCCAGAAGGGTTACATCCGTGTGGATGAAGACACCAACAAAAAGGCAGGAGGAAGTTTTGTCTTCATCTGGTACCAACTGACCACTGATGATAAGCAGGCCCTCAAAGCCCCCCTGAAAGTCTCCACTAATAATGATGAGTATCAAAATTATAAACAACAAGGCTACAAACTAGTGAACCAGGATCTCAATGAGGGGACCGGAGGCAACCGCATTTTTCTGTGGACGAAACACAACTCAGGAAATCCCATCAGGGATGTGTCGGTGATCAATGAGGTGGATATGGAAGCATTTGAGAAAGCTGGGATCAATGTCATCACAAAAAACCTTAATGGAGGCAACGATGGTCAGGTTCAGTACGTGTGTTTCACTTAA